One genomic window of Dermacentor andersoni chromosome 8, qqDerAnde1_hic_scaffold, whole genome shotgun sequence includes the following:
- the LOC140212945 gene encoding uncharacterized protein has product MAEADKVIELCQRFDELCRQRLLVRRPPASDEALASMTAAPEMDSLLCQFKGFVRAEVARQLSLRSSATPPPSIFPANLRQVTTGRGAPREQTLSADLVETLAKLNYQRNSAWVFGEQYIKGIVGNALHDVTYLARLRHCWVDTPAEVDDVLYVAALRPSSSPSTANCDNSKQECLHQCHLCDYEADELFHLEAHANVHTGEKPFQCPSCHRSLSNRYSLNVHLRTQAIDKPFECSRCPQSFSQKCNLKDHLRTHTGEKPYQCPSCSQSFTYKAKLKVHLRTHTGDKPFVCPSCSQSFSQQAYLKAHLRTHTGEKPYQCPSCSQSFTRQSSLKVHLRTHTGEKPYQCPSCSQGYRRRYDLKCHLRTHTGEKPFECPSCSQSFSQQAHLKAHLRTHTGEKPFECPSCSQSFARKSTLKVHLRSHTGEKPHQCPSCSQSFKMRYDLKCHLRTHTGEKPYQCPSCSRGFKKRYGLKRHLRTHTGEKPFECP; this is encoded by the exons ATGGCGGAGGCGGACAAG GTCATTGAGCTTTGCCAGAGATTCGACGAGCTCTGCAGGCAGCGTCTGCTCGTGCGGCGCCCTCCTGCGTCCGACGAAGCCCTCGCAAGCATGACCGCGGCTCCTGAAATGGACTCCCTGCTTTGCCAGTTCAAAGGGTTCGTCCGTGCTGAGGTCGCTCGTCAGCTTTCCCTGCGGTCCTCAGCCACGCCACCACCTTCGATTTTTCCGGCCAACCTTCGCCAGGTCACCACGGGCAG GGGGGCGCCGCGTGAGCAGACGCTGTCTGCAGATCTCGTCGAAACTCTGGCAAAGCTCAATTACCAGAGAAACAGTGCCTGGGTTTTTGGAGAGCAGTATATCAAAGGCATCGTAggaaatgcccttcatgatgtgacgtacCTTGCACGCCTCCGCCATTGTTGGGTTGACACGCCGGCAGAGGTCGACGAtgtcctctatgtagctg cATTGAGGCCTTCTAGTTCTCCGTCAACTGCCAACTGTGACAACTCAAAGCAAGAATGCCTCCACCAATGTCACCTATGTGACTATGAGGCTGATGAACTGTTTCATCTGGAAGCACATGCCAACGTCCATactggcgagaagccatttcagtgcccttcatgtcATAGGAGCTTGTCAAACAGATACAGCTTAAACGTCCACTTGCGCACCCAGGCAATCGATAAGCCATTTGAGTGTTCTCgatgccctcagagcttctcacaaaagtgCAACCTCAAAGACCACCTGCgtacccacacaggtgagaagccatatcagtgtccttcatgctctcagagcttcacATACAAGGCTAAACTGAAAgttcacctgcgcacccacacaggcgataAGCCATTTgtgtgcccttcatgctctcagagcttttCACAACAGGCCTATTTGAAAGCCCACCTGcgtacccacacaggcgagaagccatatcagtgcccttcatgctctcagagcttcacACGCCAGTCTAGCCTCAAAGTCCACCTGCGCACCcatacaggcgagaagccatatcagtgtccTTCATGCTCTCAAGGCTACAGAAGGAGATATGACTTAAAGtgccacctgcgcacccacacaggcgagaagccatttgagtgcccttcatgctctcagagcttttCACAACAGGCCCACTTGaaagcccacctgcgcacccacacaggtgagaagccatttgagtgtccttcatgctctcagagcttcgcACGCAAGTCTACTCTCAAAGTCCACCTGCGCTCTCATACAGGTGAGAAGCCacatcagtgcccttcatgctctcaaaGCTTCAAAATGAGATATGACTTAAAGtgccacctgcgcacccacacaggtgagaagccatatcagtgcccttcatgctctcggggcTTCAAAAAGAGATATGGCTTAAAGcgccacctgcgcacccacacaggcgagaagccatttgagtgcccttGA